Proteins encoded together in one Phycisphaerae bacterium window:
- a CDS encoding type II secretion system protein encodes MIRAGYRNRHGFTLIEVLVVVAILAMLIAILLPSLSNARARARRTVCLSNLHQQCLGFAAYAADHKHKLPLHGGTGYSLRESDEQVWGRPRPGTRSLPVNAGLLYGKYCGKEGVFFYCPSNLERNYDDPSYGWVTFKNPGPVPYLTWGGYMYAMSVRPAHAPSDDGTLSFTYVPGLSIYGDSWGDYKQWQEDYRATVEPPGDERVYFGKQQALLYDNPQVIPHTTGHNVAFTDYHAKWVSDPHGFVKAHFPSSPDVRWDLRSFLNRCWVHSFLSRRQ; translated from the coding sequence ATGATTCGTGCCGGCTACCGTAATCGTCACGGCTTCACGTTGATCGAGGTTCTCGTCGTCGTCGCGATCCTGGCAATGTTGATCGCGATCCTGCTGCCGTCGTTGTCCAATGCAAGAGCGCGGGCCCGCCGAACCGTCTGTCTCTCCAATCTTCACCAACAGTGCTTGGGCTTTGCCGCCTATGCGGCCGACCATAAGCACAAGCTGCCGCTGCACGGCGGTACTGGTTACAGCCTTCGGGAATCCGACGAACAGGTCTGGGGCAGGCCGAGGCCGGGGACACGCAGTTTGCCCGTCAACGCCGGGCTCCTCTATGGGAAATACTGCGGGAAGGAAGGCGTGTTCTTCTATTGTCCCAGCAACCTGGAACGCAACTACGATGATCCCTCGTATGGATGGGTGACGTTCAAGAACCCCGGCCCGGTTCCGTACCTTACGTGGGGAGGATACATGTATGCCATGTCGGTTCGCCCGGCGCATGCCCCCTCGGACGACGGGACGCTGAGTTTCACTTACGTACCCGGCCTCTCGATCTACGGCGACTCCTGGGGCGACTACAAGCAGTGGCAGGAGGACTACCGAGCCACGGTGGAACCCCCCGGAGATGAGCGAGTCTACTTCGGCAAGCAACAAGCCCTCCTGTATGACAATCCGCAGGTCATTCCCCACACGACAGGGCACAACGTGGCCTTCACGGACTACCATGCCAAGTGGGTGAGCGATCCGCACGGATTCGTCAAGGCGCATTTCCCCAGCAGCCCCGACGTGAGATGGGACCTTCGCAGCTTCCTCAACCGCTGTTGGGTGCACAGCTTCCTCTCAAGGAGGCAATAG